Below is a genomic region from Bacteroidia bacterium.
CCTTTTTACAAGCTGTCGTCTGTCAACTTGTTAGTTCTTTCTTTAAGTTGTTTTTTCAGTATAACTATGGCTCGCACTTCTTTGCCAATTATCTCTACTTCGTTTTTGTCTTTGTGTATAGGCAACTGCAAATCCATAATTCTATTACCCAACGTAGAGAGAGTCGCTTGTACGAAAGTAAGCATTTCTACTTGTTCCCGTACTATGTTTGAGTTGAGCAAATAGAACAAATAAAACGGATATAATCCGTCTGTTTGCAAAACTCTAATTTTACGCAAATGGCTTTGAATAATACATTTCTTATCATTTTCGGTTAAAATTGCGCTTCTGCCAATCAAAAATGTGCCGTCATTGACAAATAAAATATCGTTTTCTCTTACGTCTTGTTGTTCTTTGTACTGCCAATAAATTTCTTCTGCAACCGATTTTATAGGATTTGCCTTAATTTCCCAATTTACAATATCGGTAGTTCTTACAAAAGGGATATCGCCTGTTCCGTAATACTTTGAGCCTATTTCATTGCCTCTTTTGATTTGTAAAACGCCTTTTTCTGCCAAATCTCCCACTCTTGTCAAATCATACAAACCGCTTTTTTTGATTTGCAAAAGAGTTTGCTTTACTTCGGGTTTGTAGGTTTCGGGAATATAAATATGATTTTCAGTTTCTGCCGTAGACACTGCAAAACCTAAAACGCTTTCTTCTAGAGTTCCATTCAAAAACTTTGTAAAGTTTTGAGCAATTTCGGGAGTTTCGTCATCAAGAATTTTATTGCCTTGTTTATCAAAAATATACGAACCGTCTTTATTAAACTTAAAAGTTGGTTTTCCGTTTTTGTCGTGTCCTATATTTTTGGCGATTGCCATAAAAACTTGGCTGCGGTTATTTGGTTTTTTCTCCAAAAATACTACGCTTGTTTTGGTGTGCGTGCTGGGTTGGAAAGTTTCTTGGGAAAGAGAAACAATACCTAAAATAGAGCAATATTTTTTTACATATTCCCAAACATAACGGTCTGACGGATTACCAAAAATACCTTCGGGCAAAACGATGCCTGCCCTTCCGCCGGTTTTCAAAAGTTGTATGATACGCTCAACAAACAAAATTTGCGGCGGTTGCTTATCTCTTAAATCTTTAGTTATCAGATATTTGCTGTTGTTTTGGTCTGTCCCGTTTTGAATAGTACTCTCTTGCCAAAAATACCCTAGTTCGTATTGTTTCAACAAATTTTCGCCAATTACGGGAATTTTCGCCCCAAAAGGCGGATTTGCTAAAATCAAATCAAATGTACCCAATTGAATATGATGTTGTGTTTCAGGCTTCCACAAAGCAGTGACTTCAAGGCTATTTTCACAAAAAATATGATACTCGCTTTCGCCCAAAATAGTCAAATAGATTTTGGCTAGTTTGGATAAAAATAAATCTTTGTCAATGCCTGAAATATAATAATTAGATGCTTTGTTTTTAATTAAATGCTGCAAGATATGGGCAATAAATCCGCCCGAACCGCAAGCGGGGTCAATAATTCTTTCGCCAGATGTTGGTTGCAAAACATCAATCATCATTTGCACAATATTTCGAGGCGTAAAAAATTGCCCTTCACCACCACGAAACGAAGTACCTATCAATTCTTCAAAAGCATCGGCAATAATATCTCTGTCTGCGTTTAAAATAGAATGCTCTTCCATCTTAGACACAATAAAAGATAAGTCACTTGCTTGAATTTCTAATTCTTCTTCACTTTCAAAAATATCTGAATATTGGTTTTTTACATTTTCAAACAGTATGAAAATCCGTTTTTGAAATTCTTGTATATTTTCGTTAGGTCTATTTGCAAAATTGACTAACTGCTCGTTTTCTGTATATTTTTCATCATATATTTTACAAAAAAGTAAACGCATAATATTTTGAGCGATTTTTTCATCTCTGGTTATGCCTGTTACGTTTCCTGCGAAATAATCTCGTATCTCCCTAAAAATAACTTTTAGGTTGTTGATAGGCGAAAGATTTTGCTTGTAAATATGTTTTTTCGGCTTATTAATTTCAGCCGACACAAATAAATCCATTGGCTTATATTCGGTTGTGAGCTTTAACGATAAATTCCATAAAGTCAAGCGTTTCGTCAAGCGAGTGGTCTGTCATGGCGACATTACACCAACGATGCCCATAACGAACATTTTTAGCATTGTGCCTTGTTTCTTTGTCAATGAGAGGATTAACGTGCATTACCTGTACGCTTGCATCTTCGCCCTCGCCTTTTTTAGAAGGTCGCCATTCGGGTTGCCAAGTAGTATGTCTTTCTCTTTCCGCAAAATTGGCAGGCTGTGAAGAAATAGGACAAAGGCAAACAGGGCAATTTACAAACTCTGCTTTTTGGGTAGGGAAGACAGGGAAGAATTTAGTGGGCAAACTAATACTCTTTTGAATAGTTTGGCTGTGCAAAATAGATGTAATCTGCTTGTAAATTGCTTGAAAATCAACGCTATAAAAATCTACTGCTACCGCAATGCCTAAGACTGCATAGCTTTCTACGCTATCTTGCCAATCGCAACACTCTAAGGCAGGAATTACGCATGAGCTTTGCGTCCAAAGCGTATCATTCCAATTTTTAA
It encodes:
- a CDS encoding N-6 DNA methylase; the encoded protein is MDLFVSAEINKPKKHIYKQNLSPINNLKVIFREIRDYFAGNVTGITRDEKIAQNIMRLLFCKIYDEKYTENEQLVNFANRPNENIQEFQKRIFILFENVKNQYSDIFESEEELEIQASDLSFIVSKMEEHSILNADRDIIADAFEELIGTSFRGGEGQFFTPRNIVQMMIDVLQPTSGERIIDPACGSGGFIAHILQHLIKNKASNYYISGIDKDLFLSKLAKIYLTILGESEYHIFCENSLEVTALWKPETQHHIQLGTFDLILANPPFGAKIPVIGENLLKQYELGYFWQESTIQNGTDQNNSKYLITKDLRDKQPPQILFVERIIQLLKTGGRAGIVLPEGIFGNPSDRYVWEYVKKYCSILGIVSLSQETFQPSTHTKTSVVFLEKKPNNRSQVFMAIAKNIGHDKNGKPTFKFNKDGSYIFDKQGNKILDDETPEIAQNFTKFLNGTLEESVLGFAVSTAETENHIYIPETYKPEVKQTLLQIKKSGLYDLTRVGDLAEKGVLQIKRGNEIGSKYYGTGDIPFVRTTDIVNWEIKANPIKSVAEEIYWQYKEQQDVRENDILFVNDGTFLIGRSAILTENDKKCIIQSHLRKIRVLQTDGLYPFYLFYLLNSNIVREQVEMLTFVQATLSTLGNRIMDLQLPIHKDKNEVEIIGKEVRAIVILKKQLKERTNKLTDDSL